A stretch of Gouania willdenowi chromosome 21, fGouWil2.1, whole genome shotgun sequence DNA encodes these proteins:
- the LOC114455170 gene encoding protein BTG3-like, with protein MMRAEIAEVVSFLKSLVKLKNNVKAEKIDLFGKRLAVVLQEKFEGHWYPENPSKGQAYRCIRVNNLHQQDPELLRACRESGIKYSDLGLPWEITLWVDPGEVCGRYGENNFDFPVATLSKDTGKMVSEYHSDSSDEESKRSSPLTIPNRKCSNQTLNAAAPSWNPKNMRSGMGASNPQPRNRTPIPWRNKLWNVTWIKGEDDCSEASSSTMDTDLMSVIIM; from the exons ATGATGAGGGCAGAGATTGCAGAGGTGGTGTCCTTCCTGAAAAGccttgtaaaattaaaaaacaatgtgaaGGCGGAGAAAATTGATTTGTTTGGAAAGCGTCTGGCAGTGGTGCTGCAGGAGAAGTTTGAAGGACACTGGTACCCTGAAAACCCCAGCAAAGGCCAGGCATACAG gtgcatcagagtgaataatttacatcaACAGGACCCAGAGTTGCTGCGTGCCTGCAGGGAAAGTGGGATTAAATACAGCGACCTGGGGCTGCCATGGGAAATCACTCTGTGGGTTGATCCTGGAGAGGTTTGTGGAAG ataCGGAGAAAATAATTTCGACTTCCCAGTTGCCACATTGTCCAAAGACACGGGTAAAATGGTGTCAGAATACCACTCAGATTCTTCTGATGAGGAGAGCAAACGTTCCTCCCCCCTCACCATCCCCAACAGGAAGTGCTCTAACCAG ACTTTAAATGCAGCTGCTCCATCATGGAATCCTAAAAATATGAGATCAGGAATGGGTGCCAGCAATCCACAGCCCCGCAACAGAACCCCCATTCCTTGGAGAAACAAACTATGG AATGTGACCTGGATTAAAGGTGAGGATGATTGTAGTGAAGCTTCATCTTCAACCATGGACACAGACCTCATGTCAGTGATCATCATGTAG